One Meriones unguiculatus strain TT.TT164.6M chromosome 5, Bangor_MerUng_6.1, whole genome shotgun sequence DNA segment encodes these proteins:
- the Fgf23 gene encoding fibroblast growth factor 23 — protein MLGTCLRLLVGALCSVCSLDTVRAYPDSSPMLSSNWGSLTHLYTATARNSYHLQIHKDGHIDGTPHQTIYSALMIRSEEAGFVVITGAMTSRFLCMDLRGNIFGSRHFSRENCRFRQWTLENGYDVYLSPQHHYLVSLGRAKRVFQPGTNPPPFSQFLARRNEVPLLRFYTARPRRHTRKPVSCSRELPSAEDYDPEVSDPLGIVLRDRGVPPRGANRCRPFPRFG, from the exons ATGCTGGGGACCTGCCTCAGACTGCTGGTGGGTGCTCTGTGCAGCGTCTGCAGCTTGGACACTGTTAGAGCCTACCCGGACTCCTCCCCAATGCTTAGCTCCAACTGGGGAAGCCTGACCCACCTGTACACGGCCACAGCCAGGAACAGCTACCACCTACAGATCCATAAGGATGGCCACATAGATGGCACACCCCATCAGACCATCTACA GTGCCCTAATGATTAGGTCAGAGGAGGCAGGCTTTGTGGTCATCACAGGGGCCATGACTAGCAGGTTCCTGTGTATGGATCTCAGAGGCAACATTTTTGGATCG cGTCACTTCAGCCGGGAGAACTGCAGGTTCCGCCAGTGGACGCTGGAGAACGGCTACGACGTCTACCTGTCGCCTCAGCATCACTACCTGGTGAGCCTGGGCCGTGCCAAGCGCGTCTTCCAGCCCGGCACCAACCCGCCTCCCTTCTCGCAGTTCCTGGCGCGCAGGAACGAGGTCCCGCTGCTGCGCTTCTACACGGCGCGGCCGCGGCGCCACACGCGCAAGCCCGTGTCCTGCTCGCGCGAGCTGCCGAGCGCCGAGGATTACGACCCCGAGGTCAGCGACCCGCTGGGCATCGTGCTCCGGGACCGCGGGGTCCCTCCCAGAGGCGCGAACCGGTGCCGGCCCTTTCCCAGGTTCGGCTAG
- the Tigar gene encoding fructose-2,6-bisphosphatase TIGAR → MPRFALTVIRHGETRLNKEKIIQGQGVDEPLSETGFKQAAATGQFLNGVHFTHAFCSDLTRTKQTIHGILEKNRFCKDMAVKCDPRLRERKYGVAEGKPLSELRAMAKAAGEECPVFTPPGGETMEQVKMRGKDFFDFICQLILGKTGQRESFPRTPGISLESCLAEVFPVGKRGSLELHPDGVAPDLAASILVVSHGGYMKSLFGYLLSDLKCSLPATLGKAELSSVSANTGISVFIVDCEEGRKPAIQCVCMNLQEHLNGVTEKH, encoded by the exons tGGCGAAACAAGACTTAATAAGGAGAAAATCATTCAAG GGCAAGGAGTGGACGAGCCCCTCTCTGAGACTGGGTTTAAGCAAGCGGCTGCCACTGGTCAGTTTCTGAACGGTGTGCACTTCACGCACGCTTTCTGCAGCGACCTCACGAGGACCAAGCAG ACCATACATGGCATTTTGGAGAAAAACAGATTTTGCAAAGACATGGCAGTGAAGTGTGACCCCAGACTTCGAGAAAGG AAGTACGGGGTCGCAGAAGGCAAGCCTCTGAGCGAGCTTCGGGCCATGGCCAAAGCTGCTGGGGAGGAGTGTCCCGTGTTCACCCCACCCGGAGGAGAGACGATGGAGCAG GTAAAAATGCGTGGAAAGGATTTCTTTGACTTTATTTGTCAGCTAATCCTGGGCAAGACAGGCCAGAGAGAAAGCTTCCCCAGAACTCCAGGCATCTCTTTGGAGAGCTGTTTGGCGGAGGTTTTCCCTGTAGGAAAACGTGGCAGCTTGGAGCTGCATCCCGATGGAGTCGCCCCGGATTTAGCAGCCAGCATCTTAGTTGTGAGCCACGGAGGTTACATGAAAAGTCTCTTTGGTTATCTCCTGAGTGACCTCAAATGCTCATTGCCAGCAACACTAGGCAAAGCTGAACTTTCGTCAGTCAGCGCCAATACGGGAATTAGTGTCTTCATCGTGGACTGCGAGGAAGGGCGCAAACCAGCAATTCAGTGTGTCTGTATGAACCTCCAGGAGCATCTGAATGGAGTGACTGAAAAACACTGA